A genomic window from Planctomycetota bacterium includes:
- a CDS encoding histidine phosphatase family protein: MTRRIASVLFLTASAIAFAAPQVASADERSPAELANDTFKNRLDGSELVNSLRSGGFVIYFRHAQTEKDYADQVTADVNDGSTQRVLSEKGWHQAKGIGEAFRALGIPVGNVISSEYFRAWQTADLAFGRYEKNAALNFWPAEDYTDEQIRVVRDRVLPLVVAVPEDGLNTVIVGHDDPFEAISGIYPDPQGVAYVLKPTGTTFEVVARLPSERWTELAMEVE; encoded by the coding sequence ATGACTCGACGGATTGCTTCTGTCTTGTTTTTGACCGCTTCAGCGATTGCGTTCGCCGCACCGCAGGTGGCCTCGGCGGACGAGCGTTCACCTGCCGAATTGGCGAATGACACGTTCAAGAACCGTCTGGACGGATCGGAGCTCGTCAACTCCCTCCGTTCGGGCGGCTTCGTCATCTACTTCCGCCACGCCCAGACGGAAAAGGACTACGCCGATCAGGTGACCGCCGACGTCAACGACGGCAGCACCCAGCGCGTCCTGAGCGAAAAGGGCTGGCATCAGGCCAAGGGCATCGGTGAGGCGTTCCGTGCCCTCGGCATTCCCGTCGGCAATGTCATCAGCAGCGAGTACTTCCGTGCCTGGCAGACGGCAGACCTTGCCTTCGGCCGGTACGAGAAGAACGCCGCTCTCAACTTCTGGCCTGCCGAGGACTATACCGACGAGCAGATCCGAGTCGTCCGCGATCGGGTGTTGCCGCTCGTTGTTGCTGTGCCGGAAGATGGGCTCAACACGGTCATCGTCGGGCACGACGATCCGTTCGAGGCGATCTCCGGGATTTACCCCGATCCTCAAGGTGTCGCTTACGTACTGAAGCCGACGGGCACGACGTTCGAAGTGGTTGCTCGCTTGCCGAGCGAGCGATGGACCGAGTTAGCCATGGAGGTCGAATAA
- a CDS encoding type II secretion system protein, which translates to MRRGFTLVELLVVIGIIALLVGILLPVLGNARASASQVRALSDVRQLLVAHQFYRLEHEGRVPLAYPPDELEGEPFQTEFEGFTWAGLEARRYPIRLVAYLEDVWEIVYSGRYFPDPDNPSAVYDLGVAPTYGINAVFVGGSGDFRERGFVNLGKASFDFSSNSKYIAGGGPDGPSFMTPNVNRHVVFRETEVREPSSLIVFADAKLRGGPFSSGDGYNNVHGPISNGQLWELEPDPEGGRDTIKVVGFRAIGVPEGRFGKGAAVGFFDGHAESRFPDELTDMRLWANWADSETYDFVP; encoded by the coding sequence ATGAGACGCGGTTTTACACTGGTCGAACTTCTCGTCGTCATCGGGATCATCGCCCTGCTCGTTGGCATCCTGCTGCCAGTCCTTGGCAACGCCAGGGCTTCGGCCAGTCAGGTGCGGGCACTGAGCGATGTGCGTCAACTGCTCGTGGCACACCAGTTCTACCGGCTCGAGCACGAAGGGCGTGTGCCGCTTGCCTACCCGCCGGACGAGTTGGAGGGCGAGCCCTTCCAGACCGAGTTCGAGGGGTTCACCTGGGCTGGCCTGGAAGCCCGTCGTTACCCGATCCGGCTGGTCGCGTACCTCGAAGATGTCTGGGAGATCGTCTACAGCGGCCGCTACTTCCCTGATCCGGACAACCCGTCAGCCGTTTACGACCTCGGCGTCGCTCCGACCTACGGCATCAACGCAGTATTCGTCGGCGGCTCTGGCGACTTCCGCGAGCGAGGTTTCGTCAACCTTGGCAAGGCATCTTTCGACTTCTCAAGCAACTCGAAGTATATCGCCGGCGGCGGTCCGGATGGGCCGTCGTTCATGACGCCGAATGTTAATCGCCACGTCGTCTTCCGCGAGACAGAGGTCCGCGAGCCGTCGAGTCTGATCGTGTTCGCCGATGCGAAGCTGCGTGGCGGTCCGTTTTCCAGCGGCGACGGCTACAACAACGTTCACGGCCCGATTTCGAACGGCCAGCTCTGGGAGCTTGAGCCCGATCCAGAGGGTGGGCGAGACACCATCAAGGTGGTCGGCTTCCGAGCCATTGGCGTTCCCGAAGGCCGGTTCGGTAAAGGTGCCGCGGTTGGCTTTTTTGATGGACACGCCGAAAGCCGGTTCCCCGACGAGCTGACCGACATGCGGCTCTGGGCCAACTGGGCCGATTCCGAAACCTACGACTTTGTCCCCTGA
- a CDS encoding DUF6607 family protein has product MKLPLTVSIATLAAFTPLALAEADSHADAKTKLEKDRQAILAMAGEYKVSFQFMETVPLVAGYEFFPPKTSGATEFVEVISDEGNVIDMQHVLVMGKGDESMVVKHWRQAWVYEDSHLTTFKGDNTWETRALSAEETAGKWTQFVYQVDDSPRYEGIGEWTHEGGVSAWESEETWRPLPRRERTVRSDYQVMGCVNRHTLTPTGWVHEQDNSKIVLADDGSIDKVLVREVGLNIYDRMGEGIADGQTHDFSAGREYWDSTSSFWADVREAWSDKLDVEGTVALKKKVDDKTLWQHMFIYAADIADGDTAYDEAEVEVFITETLAAFDATRQQSASAAE; this is encoded by the coding sequence ATGAAGCTCCCGCTCACCGTTTCGATTGCGACGCTCGCTGCCTTCACGCCTCTGGCACTCGCGGAGGCCGACAGCCACGCCGACGCCAAGACCAAGCTCGAAAAAGACCGCCAAGCCATCCTCGCGATGGCCGGCGAGTACAAGGTGAGTTTCCAATTCATGGAGACGGTTCCGCTGGTCGCCGGCTACGAGTTCTTCCCGCCCAAGACGTCCGGCGCGACCGAATTCGTCGAAGTCATTAGCGACGAGGGCAACGTCATCGACATGCAGCACGTGCTGGTCATGGGCAAGGGTGACGAGTCGATGGTCGTCAAGCACTGGCGTCAGGCGTGGGTCTACGAGGACTCGCACCTGACCACGTTCAAAGGCGACAACACTTGGGAAACGCGGGCACTCTCTGCGGAAGAGACCGCCGGCAAGTGGACGCAGTTCGTCTACCAGGTCGATGATTCGCCTCGCTACGAAGGCATCGGCGAGTGGACGCACGAGGGCGGCGTGAGTGCCTGGGAGAGCGAAGAGACGTGGCGTCCACTGCCCCGCCGCGAGCGGACGGTGCGCAGTGACTACCAAGTCATGGGCTGCGTCAACCGCCACACGCTCACGCCCACCGGCTGGGTGCACGAGCAGGACAACAGCAAGATCGTGCTCGCCGATGACGGCAGCATCGACAAGGTTCTGGTGCGTGAGGTCGGCCTGAACATCTACGACCGCATGGGCGAGGGCATCGCCGATGGCCAGACGCATGACTTCAGCGCCGGCCGCGAGTACTGGGACTCGACGTCCAGCTTCTGGGCCGATGTCCGCGAGGCGTGGTCCGACAAGCTCGACGTCGAAGGGACTGTCGCGCTGAAGAAGAAGGTCGACGACAAGACCCTGTGGCAGCACATGTTCATCTACGCCGCGGACATCGCCGATGGTGACACGGCGTACGACGAGGCGGAGGTCGAAGTCTTCATCACGGAAACGCTTGCCGCGTTTGACGCGACGCGTCAGCAGTCCGCCTCTGCCGCCGAGTGA
- a CDS encoding AraC family transcriptional regulator has translation MQFEPRSVALLIAIGHGLLFAGLLLRVRQNRAANRYLALLLVLVAVSLVPSTIGFAGAYDRYRWLTFLPTSVALGFGPAIWLYARRLVRRDADRAWLHLLPLAVQLGYYTVAFCLPLDLKLQFARSVHWPWVLDVERVLSVVSGIAYWIVTFALVRRYSAWAPSSVSDSANYDLGWLRWFLILTAVGFATWAGFLAFDLLVRRLGYGAFFWLDLTAAVLAYAFALAGYHRSSLAWPPMNALPAPANHNEAASVDWSSRAAEVRRRVISEQWHLDPDLTLDVLAEHLSTNTWSLSRTINEGLGVNFNDFINGLRVEAVQRRLADPDDSATMLDIAFACGFNSKTSFNRSFRKLTGKTPSQWRRDQGVGIEDTDLARARS, from the coding sequence ATGCAGTTCGAGCCACGCAGCGTCGCCCTCCTTATCGCGATCGGGCACGGCCTTCTCTTTGCGGGGTTGCTGCTGCGTGTGCGTCAGAATCGAGCAGCAAATCGGTATCTCGCGTTGCTGCTGGTGTTGGTCGCGGTCTCCCTCGTGCCGAGCACAATCGGTTTCGCCGGGGCGTACGACCGCTACCGCTGGCTGACGTTCCTGCCGACGAGCGTTGCCCTTGGCTTTGGACCGGCGATTTGGCTGTATGCGAGACGTCTGGTGCGTCGTGATGCAGATCGTGCCTGGCTGCATCTGCTGCCTCTCGCAGTGCAGTTGGGCTACTACACCGTCGCGTTCTGCTTGCCTTTGGACCTGAAACTGCAGTTTGCACGTTCCGTGCATTGGCCGTGGGTGCTGGACGTCGAACGGGTGCTCTCGGTCGTTTCGGGCATTGCGTACTGGATCGTGACATTTGCACTCGTGAGGCGGTATTCGGCTTGGGCTCCTTCGAGTGTGAGCGACAGCGCGAACTACGACCTCGGCTGGCTGCGGTGGTTCCTGATTCTCACAGCTGTTGGCTTCGCAACTTGGGCCGGCTTTCTCGCGTTCGACCTGCTCGTCCGTCGCCTGGGTTACGGAGCCTTCTTCTGGCTCGATCTGACGGCTGCCGTGCTGGCATACGCGTTTGCGCTTGCGGGTTACCACCGGTCCTCGCTCGCGTGGCCGCCAATGAACGCGTTGCCCGCTCCCGCCAATCACAACGAGGCGGCATCGGTCGACTGGTCGTCACGCGCTGCTGAGGTACGCCGTCGCGTGATTTCTGAGCAGTGGCACCTCGACCCCGACCTGACATTGGACGTCCTCGCCGAGCACCTCAGCACGAACACGTGGTCCCTGTCTCGGACGATCAACGAGGGGCTCGGCGTCAACTTCAACGACTTCATCAACGGCCTGCGTGTCGAGGCAGTCCAGCGACGGCTCGCCGATCCCGACGATTCGGCGACGATGCTGGACATTGCGTTCGCCTGCGGCTTCAACAGCAAAACGAGCTTCAACCGCTCCTTCCGCAAGCTCACGGGCAAGACGCCCAGCCAGTGGCGTCGTGACCAGGGTGTCGGAATCGAGGACACCGATCTGGCACGTGCCAGATCATGA
- a CDS encoding S41 family peptidase — protein sequence MQFLVPLLSTLVLATHTLGYEARALAPDQAAEDVRIFRASIERLHAGYGRYTSAEAMDAMFDDLEREAADGMTDMELYRRTSLILSRMRCDHTKAELPQAIIDYRNETPTYLPFTFKLFAGRMHVANAAEGSPLERGDEIVSINGKPTGRVLADVQRYVSVDGFTDSTARVEMEYSSEYLGDAVDHFWPFLYGWPTEWTLEVRTTAGDMETHTLAPITYGEYRVLATGGRRSFNFPETVTFDVIDGETASLSIGTFVNYRQPVAPATVFDPIFDQIAKNDIDHLILDLRNCGGGSDDVPATLTAYLTDSPVPVGKRPPWVRAKRLGDLEPFVRTWDKAAMNLPEEFFRDVGNGYFEVNVPGQAAAPVEAKTNRFDGRLTVLSSAANASGATILIALLQERYGATVVGQPTGGSAEGPTAGIMLFVDLPHSDVTVRVPVIRSWVNVDHPEPGMGVTPDIVVEPTFDDWLAGTDTVLNAAIALHDK from the coding sequence ATGCAATTCCTCGTCCCGCTGCTCTCCACGCTCGTCCTGGCGACCCACACGCTCGGCTACGAAGCCCGAGCCCTCGCACCCGATCAGGCTGCCGAAGACGTGCGAATCTTCCGCGCGTCGATCGAGCGTCTGCACGCCGGTTACGGCCGGTACACGAGTGCCGAGGCGATGGACGCGATGTTCGACGACCTCGAACGCGAAGCCGCCGACGGGATGACAGACATGGAGCTGTACCGCCGAACGTCACTGATTCTCTCGCGGATGCGGTGCGATCACACCAAAGCCGAGCTGCCGCAGGCAATCATCGACTATCGCAACGAGACACCGACGTACCTGCCCTTCACGTTCAAGCTCTTCGCCGGGCGGATGCATGTCGCCAATGCGGCCGAGGGATCGCCGCTGGAGCGTGGGGATGAGATCGTTTCGATCAACGGCAAACCGACTGGGCGGGTGCTTGCCGACGTGCAGCGGTACGTCAGCGTCGACGGCTTCACCGACTCGACTGCCCGCGTCGAGATGGAGTATTCGAGCGAGTACCTCGGCGATGCGGTCGACCACTTCTGGCCGTTTCTCTACGGCTGGCCGACCGAGTGGACGCTTGAAGTGCGCACTACGGCGGGCGACATGGAGACGCACACGCTGGCTCCGATCACCTACGGCGAGTATCGCGTCCTTGCGACGGGTGGTCGACGCTCGTTCAACTTCCCGGAGACGGTGACGTTCGACGTGATCGATGGCGAGACCGCGTCGCTGTCTATCGGGACGTTTGTCAACTATCGACAGCCGGTGGCCCCGGCAACCGTTTTCGATCCGATCTTCGACCAGATTGCCAAGAACGACATCGACCACCTGATCCTCGACCTTCGCAACTGCGGCGGCGGGTCCGACGATGTCCCGGCCACGCTGACCGCGTACCTCACCGACAGCCCGGTCCCGGTCGGAAAACGTCCGCCATGGGTGCGGGCCAAGCGGCTGGGCGACCTGGAGCCCTTTGTTCGCACGTGGGACAAGGCCGCGATGAATCTGCCTGAAGAGTTCTTCCGAGACGTCGGCAACGGTTACTTCGAGGTCAACGTTCCAGGCCAGGCTGCTGCGCCGGTCGAGGCCAAGACCAACCGCTTCGACGGCAGGCTGACCGTCCTCTCCAGCGCCGCCAACGCATCGGGCGCGACGATCCTGATCGCCCTGCTGCAGGAGCGTTACGGAGCAACCGTCGTCGGCCAACCCACCGGCGGGAGCGCCGAAGGCCCGACGGCCGGCATCATGCTGTTTGTCGATTTGCCGCACAGCGACGTCACGGTTCGTGTCCCGGTGATCCGTTCCTGGGTCAACGTCGACCACCCCGAGCCCGGCATGGGCGTGACGCCCGACATCGTGGTCGAGCCGACCTTCGACGACTGGCTTGCCGGCACCGACACGGTGCTCAATGCTGCGATCGCACTTCACGACAAGTGA
- a CDS encoding SOS response-associated peptidase has product MCGRMYLSDPKGFIGRNGWAVGLPTQGELFEEVQRPRYNIAPLQQLLAIRNDGDRPIFDSMRWGLVPSWSRTDEHAAKLINARSETVGEKPSFRDALARRRCLIVADGFYEWQKLTGPGNQTQPHAVAGESGAPLTFAGLWESWVDPTTRRPLLTATVCTRAADAQIAHLHHRMAVVVPKDQWSTWLDPAASAQTAAEILLAVPAPTFKTWPVSKRVGAVRNDDASLLDPVELGPESLFD; this is encoded by the coding sequence ATGTGCGGGCGGATGTATCTGAGCGATCCCAAGGGCTTCATCGGCCGCAACGGCTGGGCGGTCGGTTTGCCGACGCAGGGCGAGCTGTTCGAGGAGGTGCAGCGGCCTCGGTACAACATCGCGCCACTGCAGCAGCTGCTCGCGATCCGCAATGACGGCGATCGCCCGATCTTCGACAGCATGCGATGGGGCCTGGTGCCGTCGTGGAGCAGAACCGATGAACACGCGGCGAAGCTGATCAACGCGCGCAGCGAAACGGTTGGCGAGAAGCCGAGCTTTCGCGATGCACTGGCACGACGACGATGCCTCATCGTGGCCGACGGCTTTTACGAGTGGCAGAAGCTGACCGGCCCGGGCAACCAGACGCAGCCGCACGCCGTCGCTGGCGAGTCGGGCGCACCGCTCACGTTCGCGGGCCTGTGGGAATCGTGGGTCGACCCGACGACACGGCGTCCACTCCTCACCGCCACCGTCTGCACGCGAGCTGCGGACGCCCAGATTGCGCACCTGCACCATCGCATGGCCGTCGTGGTGCCGAAAGATCAGTGGTCGACGTGGCTAGACCCAGCCGCCTCCGCCCAGACCGCCGCCGAGATTCTTCTGGCGGTTCCGGCTCCCACATTCAAAACCTGGCCCGTCTCGAAGCGTGTCGGGGCGGTTCGCAACGACGACGCCTCGCTGCTCGATCCGGTCGAGTTGGGACCCGAGTCGCTGTTCGACTGA
- a CDS encoding tRNA-dihydrouridine synthase family protein has translation MLLGDCIDFPTPFMQAGLAGYSDRAMRLVARRRGCPYAVTEAILDRVLLGGGKGLTNSIDVNDEDHPVAGQVMGSEPDEVAAAGAILADHGYDVVDLNFACPVKKVKNKARGGWMLKDDGVGVDVLRATRDRLPDHPLSVSLRRGFDDSAEAEDRFWRLCEAAHDLGYVAVRVHGRTVEQKYAGRSRRPFLKDVKQRFPDWFVWGSGDVFTAEDAADMLNETGVDGVWIARGAIGNPWIFRDAERLRQEKPISPPTIDEQRDALLEHFDEAVAIHGESLAGRRMRKIGIKYARFHPRRDEVKQAFIGVRSLADWRGVVGDFYSAGGEGVWPERDAVDEVNDGGCS, from the coding sequence ATGCTGCTGGGCGACTGCATCGACTTTCCGACGCCTTTCATGCAGGCCGGGCTTGCAGGGTACAGCGATCGGGCGATGCGGCTGGTCGCGCGGCGTCGCGGCTGCCCGTACGCCGTCACCGAGGCCATCCTCGACCGCGTCCTGCTCGGTGGCGGCAAGGGTTTAACCAACTCGATCGACGTCAACGACGAGGATCATCCAGTAGCCGGCCAAGTCATGGGCAGCGAGCCCGACGAGGTCGCCGCGGCCGGGGCGATCCTGGCGGACCACGGCTACGACGTCGTCGATCTGAACTTCGCGTGTCCGGTCAAGAAGGTGAAGAACAAGGCTCGCGGTGGGTGGATGCTCAAGGACGACGGCGTGGGCGTTGACGTCTTGCGGGCGACGCGCGATCGGCTGCCGGATCACCCGCTTTCGGTCTCGCTCCGCCGCGGCTTCGACGACTCGGCCGAGGCAGAAGATCGATTCTGGCGGCTCTGCGAAGCGGCCCATGACCTCGGCTACGTGGCGGTGCGTGTGCACGGTCGGACGGTCGAGCAGAAGTATGCGGGCCGGAGCCGAAGGCCGTTCCTTAAGGATGTGAAGCAGCGGTTTCCGGACTGGTTCGTCTGGGGCAGCGGCGACGTCTTCACCGCCGAGGACGCGGCCGACATGTTGAATGAGACCGGCGTCGACGGCGTCTGGATCGCGCGCGGGGCCATTGGCAACCCGTGGATCTTCCGCGACGCGGAGCGACTGCGGCAAGAGAAGCCGATCTCACCACCGACGATTGACGAACAGCGAGACGCCCTACTTGAGCACTTCGACGAGGCGGTGGCAATCCACGGCGAGTCGCTGGCCGGACGCCGGATGCGGAAGATCGGCATCAAGTACGCCCGTTTTCATCCACGGAGAGATGAGGTGAAGCAGGCCTTCATCGGCGTGAGGTCGCTGGCCGATTGGCGAGGTGTCGTGGGCGACTTCTACTCAGCCGGCGGCGAGGGCGTCTGGCCCGAGCGCGACGCAGTGGACGAGGTGAACGACGGAGGCTGCTCGTGA